The following are from one region of the Advenella mimigardefordensis DPN7 genome:
- a CDS encoding MFS transporter yields MSRQAAIRIFALFALGYFLSYVYRGLNIGFAPFLSREMGLTASDLGLLTSFYFIGFALAQLPAGLALDRYGARRTDAVLLLVAAVGTVLYGMTHSMQGLIVGRILIGVGVSVCLGAGFLAIAQNFPSSRWPLLNGLMVALGGMGGVVVGTPLAVLLTQYSWREISIGMAVFTVAVAAVIWLLVPESKQRHASHESVSKQIHGIRIILKNSVFWRVVPFPCAVGGAFYAAQSLWVKPYLTDVSELTARQADSLVSMLGLTMVAGTVITGMVARKIERYGLGLRAFCGLGMALFVLVQLLILFRVPVSLTLIWGAYGFLAASCILAYALLAEVFPRKVVGRVTTAFNMIFFISIFSMQVGVGFVLDFWPATEGHYPAVAHLTAWGMMVAIQLLSAILYFWPGALKVDEQLFE; encoded by the coding sequence ATGAGCCGCCAGGCCGCGATAAGAATTTTTGCGCTTTTTGCGCTGGGTTATTTTCTATCCTATGTGTATCGCGGCCTGAATATCGGCTTTGCGCCGTTCCTGTCGCGCGAGATGGGTCTGACCGCCAGCGATCTGGGCTTGTTGACCAGCTTTTATTTTATCGGTTTTGCGCTGGCGCAGTTGCCTGCCGGGCTGGCGCTGGATCGCTATGGCGCGCGCCGCACCGACGCGGTTCTGCTGCTGGTGGCTGCGGTAGGAACAGTGCTCTACGGTATGACGCATAGCATGCAGGGGCTGATTGTCGGCCGCATTCTGATCGGCGTAGGTGTCTCTGTTTGTCTTGGCGCCGGCTTTCTGGCAATCGCCCAGAATTTTCCGTCCTCGCGCTGGCCCCTGCTGAATGGGCTGATGGTGGCGCTTGGCGGTATGGGCGGGGTGGTGGTAGGGACGCCGCTGGCCGTCTTGCTTACGCAATACAGCTGGCGCGAAATCAGTATAGGGATGGCGGTGTTCACGGTTGCCGTGGCTGCCGTGATCTGGTTGCTGGTGCCCGAATCGAAGCAGCGTCATGCCTCGCATGAATCAGTCTCCAAGCAGATTCATGGCATCCGTATTATTCTTAAGAACAGTGTTTTCTGGCGCGTCGTGCCTTTCCCGTGCGCGGTCGGCGGCGCCTTTTATGCAGCCCAATCGCTTTGGGTTAAACCGTATCTGACCGACGTGTCTGAATTGACAGCGCGTCAGGCTGATAGCCTGGTGTCCATGCTGGGCCTGACCATGGTGGCCGGCACCGTCATTACCGGTATGGTCGCGCGCAAAATCGAGCGATACGGGCTGGGGCTGCGTGCCTTCTGCGGACTGGGTATGGCGCTGTTTGTGCTGGTGCAGTTGCTGATCCTGTTCCGGGTACCCGTTTCTCTGACCCTGATCTGGGGGGCTTATGGGTTTCTGGCAGCCAGTTGTATTCTGGCGTATGCTTTACTGGCCGAAGTCTTTCCACGCAAGGTGGTCGGCCGCGTCACAACCGCCTTCAATATGATTTTTTTCATCAGCATTTTTTCCATGCAGGTGGGGGTCGGGTTTGTGCTGGATTTCTGGCCTGCAACGGAAGGTCATTATCCGGCGGTTGCCCATCTGACCGCCTGGGGTATGATGGTTGCCATCCAGCTGCTGTCGGCGATCCTGTATTTCTGGCCCGGTGCCTTGAAGGTGGATGAGCAGTTGTTTGAATAG
- a CDS encoding FUSC family protein — MDIRAENFIKFFYSSHFFHGTRQATGVLLPVFVMAGLFNQPLIGVALATGALCPAIIDQVGGTKRSRLNEMLGGIVLGQISGLLTGLASPYPALLWLVVSAQVFFYSMLSVYGRRGGLIGFGCLLQMMLSMHTPMSVNEALTHTSYTAMGGIFYILYSTSISHLFKLREERQTLSAALYATASYVSTRADFYDTHKNLDDSYRRLIPQMIAMTEQHQSARDVVLRNLPRDNDASDQQRILLWNVFIDMIALLDTMVASQTDYATLRARFQDHDILLFMRDTLFKISRTLNRTAYSLARNKPVDYRNSVKAELRAMEYELLQLKQDGIQRTEPETYMLLVQIVRRLRNASRFVDRMADNLRGMRLEPVDSLKRDQSLRRFITPQSITLGPFKRNLNFNSSIFRYALRTTFVVTLVLLISTVVSLVYGHSELVQAFTSHSYWIILTVLIIMRPGFALTRQRTIGRLVGTLVGCLITIALFNLTSNPFILIAIMIPAMVLGNAFVLTNYPLSSLLMTIYILIAFHFLSPGNLLIIGERALDTLAGCALAFACGSILPWWEKQRIMPLAQEAVAAAHEYILAVQAYINSVHADPEHKVPSAENERYVHAQLSRKNMHTAFGAFADSFYRMMNEPKSKQIHIKELNTILVQTDAVASQIAAIAPVMAGLDKIPPNMQQTLSNVSDLLDKDAQTITEAPTQIETEGQYGSLVFPLKQMQQAALRIRQQSTNIGLM, encoded by the coding sequence ATGGATATCCGCGCAGAAAATTTTATCAAATTCTTCTACAGTTCCCATTTTTTCCACGGAACGCGCCAGGCTACGGGAGTCCTGCTACCGGTATTCGTGATGGCAGGGCTGTTCAATCAGCCTCTTATCGGCGTCGCGCTGGCGACCGGCGCCCTGTGTCCGGCCATTATTGATCAGGTTGGCGGCACCAAGCGTTCGCGCCTGAATGAAATGCTGGGCGGCATCGTCCTGGGGCAGATTTCCGGGCTGCTTACCGGGCTGGCCAGCCCCTATCCTGCTCTGCTCTGGCTGGTGGTATCGGCTCAGGTATTCTTTTATTCCATGCTCTCGGTCTATGGCCGGCGCGGCGGCCTGATTGGGTTCGGCTGCCTGCTGCAGATGATGTTGTCCATGCACACCCCCATGTCGGTCAACGAGGCGCTTACCCATACCAGCTATACTGCCATGGGTGGTATTTTCTACATCCTTTACAGCACCTCCATCAGCCACCTGTTCAAGCTGCGCGAAGAACGGCAGACCCTGTCTGCCGCCCTGTATGCCACCGCTTCCTATGTGAGCACCCGCGCCGATTTTTACGACACCCACAAAAACCTGGACGACAGCTATCGGCGACTGATTCCGCAAATGATCGCCATGACAGAGCAACACCAAAGTGCGCGCGACGTGGTGCTGCGCAATCTGCCGCGCGACAACGACGCGAGCGACCAGCAGCGCATATTGCTGTGGAATGTGTTCATCGACATGATTGCACTGCTCGATACCATGGTGGCATCACAAACTGACTACGCCACCCTGCGCGCACGCTTTCAGGACCACGATATCCTGCTGTTCATGCGCGATACCCTGTTCAAGATCAGTCGTACGCTCAATCGCACTGCCTACAGCCTGGCGCGCAACAAGCCGGTGGATTACCGCAATAGCGTGAAAGCCGAGTTACGCGCCATGGAATACGAACTGCTGCAATTGAAACAGGACGGTATTCAGCGTACTGAGCCCGAAACCTATATGCTGCTGGTGCAGATTGTGCGTCGACTGCGTAACGCCAGCCGGTTTGTGGACCGGATGGCCGACAATCTGCGCGGCATGCGCCTGGAACCGGTAGACAGCCTCAAGCGTGACCAGTCGCTGCGCCGTTTCATTACGCCGCAGTCGATTACCCTGGGCCCGTTCAAACGCAATCTGAATTTCAACTCCTCGATCTTCCGCTACGCCCTGCGTACCACGTTTGTGGTAACGCTGGTGCTGCTGATTTCAACTGTGGTCAGTCTGGTCTACGGTCATTCCGAATTAGTACAGGCGTTTACTTCGCACAGCTACTGGATCATTCTGACGGTGCTCATTATCATGCGACCGGGTTTCGCCCTCACCCGCCAGCGCACCATTGGTCGACTGGTCGGAACGCTGGTGGGTTGCCTGATCACCATTGCCCTCTTTAACCTGACCAGCAACCCATTTATTCTTATTGCCATCATGATTCCGGCGATGGTGCTGGGCAATGCCTTTGTCCTGACCAACTATCCATTAAGCTCGCTGCTGATGACCATCTATATCCTGATTGCCTTTCACTTCCTAAGCCCGGGCAATCTGTTGATTATCGGCGAACGCGCGCTGGACACCCTGGCCGGTTGTGCCCTGGCCTTTGCCTGCGGTTCGATTCTGCCCTGGTGGGAAAAGCAGCGCATCATGCCGCTGGCGCAAGAGGCCGTAGCGGCTGCACACGAGTATATTCTGGCGGTACAGGCGTACATCAACTCGGTGCATGCCGACCCGGAACACAAAGTCCCCTCGGCTGAAAACGAACGTTATGTACATGCGCAGCTGTCCCGCAAGAATATGCATACGGCCTTTGGCGCGTTTGCAGACAGTTTCTACAGGATGATGAATGAACCGAAATCCAAGCAGATCCACATTAAGGAACTGAACACGATTCTGGTACAGACCGACGCCGTAGCCAGTCAGATTGCTGCCATTGCACCTGTCATGGCGGGCCTGGATAAAATACCGCCCAATATGCAGCAGACCCTGTCCAACGTGTCTGACCTGCTGGACAAGGACGCACAGACCATTACCGAGGCGCCGACGCAAATTGAAACCGAGGGCCAATATGGCAGCCTGGTCTTCCCGCTAAAACAGATGCAACAGGCTGCGCTGCGCATCCGCCAGCAGTCCACCAATATTGGCCTGATGTAA
- a CDS encoding acetolactate synthase 3 catalytic subunit, protein MELNGADIVVRCLAEEGVEHVFGYPGGAVLYIYDAIYKQKDFKHILVRHEQAAVHAADAYSRSSNKVGVCLVTSGPGLTNAVTGIATAYMDSIPLVIISGQVPTKAIGEDAFQECDTVGITRPCVKHNFLVRDVRDLADTMRKAFYIARTGRPGPVLVDIPKDISMTMCKYAPPKSEIKMRSYAPVVKGHLGQIKKAAQLLASAERPMIYAGGGVILSDASEELRELVRLSGAPVTTTLMALGAQNPDSEQYLGMPGMHGTYEANMSMQNCDVLIAVGARFDDRVIGNTRHFAQAQRKIVHIDIDPSSISKRVKVDIPIVGNVREVLQEMNPLVADALAEQKSGRSLQAWWKQINEWRGRDCLKYDRGSDLIKPQFVVETLCKVTEGNAFITSDVGQHQMWAAQYYRFNHPRRWINSGGLGTMGVGLPYAMGVQMAHPDAQIACITGEASIQMNIQELATCTQYHFTPKVLCLNNRYLGMVRQWQEIDYQSRYSESYMDSIPDFVKLVESYGHIGLQIDKPADVEPAIKEAFGKHKDRLVFLDFITDRTENVWPMVKAGKGLTEMLLGSEDL, encoded by the coding sequence ATGGAACTCAATGGCGCCGATATCGTCGTGCGCTGCCTGGCCGAAGAGGGCGTCGAGCACGTTTTCGGTTACCCTGGTGGCGCGGTGCTCTACATTTACGACGCAATTTACAAACAGAAAGACTTCAAGCATATTCTGGTACGACACGAGCAGGCTGCCGTGCACGCTGCTGATGCCTATTCGCGCTCCTCCAATAAGGTTGGCGTGTGTCTGGTTACCAGCGGCCCGGGCCTGACCAACGCGGTCACCGGCATTGCCACTGCCTACATGGATTCCATACCGCTGGTCATCATCAGCGGACAGGTACCCACCAAGGCCATTGGTGAAGACGCCTTCCAGGAATGCGATACGGTCGGTATCACCCGACCCTGCGTTAAGCACAATTTCCTGGTCCGCGACGTACGTGATCTGGCCGATACCATGCGAAAGGCATTTTATATTGCTCGCACTGGCCGTCCCGGCCCGGTTTTGGTGGATATCCCCAAAGATATCTCCATGACCATGTGCAAATACGCGCCGCCCAAGTCCGAAATCAAGATGCGTTCTTATGCGCCGGTGGTCAAAGGTCACCTGGGTCAGATCAAAAAAGCAGCCCAGTTGCTGGCCAGCGCTGAACGTCCCATGATTTATGCAGGCGGCGGCGTTATCCTGTCCGATGCCTCCGAGGAACTGCGCGAACTGGTGCGGCTCAGCGGTGCACCGGTCACGACCACCCTGATGGCGCTGGGCGCACAGAACCCGGATTCAGAACAGTATCTGGGTATGCCGGGCATGCATGGCACGTATGAGGCCAATATGTCCATGCAGAACTGCGATGTGCTGATCGCTGTTGGCGCGCGTTTTGACGACCGCGTGATCGGCAATACCAGGCACTTTGCACAAGCACAGCGCAAGATTGTTCATATCGATATCGATCCTTCGTCCATTTCCAAGCGGGTCAAGGTGGACATCCCCATCGTAGGCAATGTCAGGGAAGTGCTGCAGGAAATGAACCCGCTGGTCGCAGACGCACTGGCCGAACAGAAAAGTGGTCGTTCGCTGCAGGCCTGGTGGAAGCAGATCAATGAATGGCGCGGCCGTGATTGCCTGAAATACGATCGTGGCAGCGACCTGATCAAGCCGCAATTTGTGGTTGAAACCCTGTGCAAAGTGACTGAAGGCAACGCTTTTATCACTTCCGACGTGGGTCAGCACCAGATGTGGGCGGCGCAATATTATCGATTCAACCATCCGCGGCGCTGGATCAACTCCGGCGGCCTGGGTACCATGGGCGTTGGCCTGCCATACGCCATGGGCGTGCAGATGGCGCACCCCGATGCACAAATTGCCTGCATTACCGGTGAAGCTTCAATCCAGATGAATATCCAGGAGCTGGCAACCTGCACACAGTATCATTTCACGCCCAAAGTACTGTGCCTGAACAATCGTTATCTGGGCATGGTGCGGCAATGGCAGGAAATTGACTATCAGTCCCGCTATTCGGAGTCCTACATGGATTCCATCCCCGACTTCGTCAAACTGGTCGAAAGTTATGGTCATATCGGTCTGCAGATCGACAAACCGGCAGATGTCGAACCGGCGATCAAGGAAGCTTTCGGCAAGCACAAAGACCGTCTGGTCTTCCTGGACTTTATCACTGACCGGACCGAGAACGTCTGGCCAATGGTCAAGGCAGGCAAGGGCCTGACCGAAATGTTGCTGGGTTCAGAAGACTTGTAA
- the ilvN gene encoding acetolactate synthase small subunit: MKHIISILLENEPGALSRVVGLFSARGYNIETLTVAPTEDATLSRLTIMTAGSEDVIEQITKHLNRLVDVVKVVDLTEGAHVERELMLVKVRAVGKEREEIKRLADIFRGHIVDVTDKSYTIELTGVQEKIQAFLSALDRSAILETVRTGVSGIGRGERILRVM; this comes from the coding sequence ATGAAACACATTATCTCCATTCTGCTGGAAAATGAGCCCGGTGCGCTGTCCCGTGTGGTGGGCCTGTTCTCGGCCCGGGGCTACAACATTGAAACGCTCACCGTTGCACCGACCGAAGACGCAACCCTGTCGCGCCTGACCATCATGACTGCGGGCTCTGAAGATGTTATTGAACAGATCACGAAACACTTGAACCGTCTGGTTGATGTGGTTAAAGTAGTTGATCTGACCGAAGGGGCACATGTCGAGCGTGAACTCATGCTGGTCAAGGTACGTGCAGTGGGCAAGGAACGCGAAGAAATCAAGCGCCTGGCCGACATCTTCAGGGGCCATATTGTGGATGTGACCGACAAGTCCTACACAATTGAACTGACGGGTGTACAGGAAAAGATCCAGGCATTTCTGTCTGCGCTGGATCGCAGTGCGATCCTGGAAACGGTTCGTACAGGCGTGTCCGGTATCGGGCGCGGCGAACGTATTCTGCGGGTGATGTAA
- the ilvC gene encoding ketol-acid reductoisomerase, which yields MKVFYDKDCDLSLIKGKNVAIIGYGSQGHAHALNLHESGVNVTVGLRKNGASWNKAANAGLKVAEVADAVKTADLVMILLPDENIAQVYKEHVHGNIKAGAALAFAHGFNVHYGQVVPRDDIDVIMIAPKAPGHTVRGTYSQGGGVPSLIAVHQDKSGAARDVALSYASAIGSGRAGIIETNFREETETDLFGEQAVLCGGAVELIKAGFETLVEAGYAPEMAYFECLHELKLIVDLIYEGGIANMNYSISNNAEYGEYVTGPRIVTDETKQVMREVLKDIQTGEYAKSFIIENAAGAPTLTSRRRINAESDIEVVGSKLRAMMPWIAKNKLVDQTKN from the coding sequence ATGAAAGTTTTTTACGACAAAGATTGTGACCTGTCCCTGATCAAAGGGAAAAATGTTGCCATTATCGGTTACGGCTCCCAGGGTCACGCCCATGCACTGAACCTGCATGAATCAGGCGTTAACGTCACTGTCGGCCTGCGCAAAAACGGCGCATCATGGAACAAGGCTGCCAATGCCGGTCTGAAAGTGGCCGAAGTGGCTGACGCCGTTAAAACAGCTGATCTGGTCATGATCCTGTTGCCCGATGAAAACATCGCCCAGGTATACAAAGAGCACGTGCACGGCAATATCAAGGCCGGTGCGGCATTGGCTTTCGCTCACGGCTTTAACGTTCACTATGGCCAGGTTGTTCCCCGTGACGATATCGACGTCATCATGATTGCCCCTAAAGCGCCAGGTCACACGGTTCGTGGTACATACTCTCAGGGCGGCGGCGTACCTTCACTGATCGCTGTACACCAGGACAAATCCGGTGCAGCACGCGACGTCGCACTGTCTTACGCCAGTGCTATCGGTAGCGGTCGCGCCGGTATCATCGAAACCAATTTCCGTGAAGAAACCGAAACCGATCTGTTCGGCGAACAGGCCGTCCTTTGCGGTGGTGCCGTTGAACTGATCAAAGCCGGTTTCGAAACCCTGGTTGAAGCCGGCTATGCGCCTGAAATGGCCTATTTCGAATGCCTGCACGAACTCAAACTCATTGTTGACCTGATCTACGAAGGTGGTATCGCCAACATGAACTACTCCATCTCCAATAACGCCGAGTATGGTGAGTACGTGACCGGTCCGCGCATTGTCACTGACGAAACCAAACAGGTGATGCGTGAAGTGCTGAAAGACATTCAAACGGGCGAATACGCGAAAAGCTTCATCATTGAAAACGCCGCTGGTGCACCTACACTGACGTCACGTCGTCGCATCAACGCCGAGTCCGATATTGAAGTCGTGGGTTCAAAACTGCGCGCCATGATGCCATGGATCGCTAAAAACAAACTGGTTGATCAAACCAAAAACTAA
- a CDS encoding transporter substrate-binding domain-containing protein, with the protein MNIKMLIAAGILAAGTISAPVWAQEVLKVGVEALYPPFESKTPDGKLVGFDVELNDAVCARLQVKCEWVETSFDGLIPALNARKFNYINSAMNITEPRQKVIDFTVPIYDVPSQLIAKKGSGLQATPESLQSTVVGVLQGSAQEAFVKKHWAPKGVKIVSYASQDQIYQDLRSNRIQAAVQKTPSAVSAFLDKPEGKDYEVTGAPLDDTSVLGVGTGFGIRKGNDELKKRLDGAIDALKKDGTISKLTQKYFNADWVAK; encoded by the coding sequence ATGAATATTAAAATGCTCATTGCGGCAGGCATCCTTGCCGCCGGCACCATCAGCGCGCCTGTATGGGCCCAGGAAGTGCTCAAAGTCGGGGTCGAGGCCCTGTATCCTCCGTTCGAGAGCAAAACCCCCGACGGCAAACTGGTGGGCTTCGATGTGGAACTCAATGATGCGGTCTGTGCCAGGCTCCAGGTGAAGTGTGAATGGGTCGAAACCAGCTTTGACGGACTGATCCCTGCGCTGAATGCACGTAAATTCAATTACATCAATTCGGCAATGAATATTACCGAGCCGCGCCAGAAAGTGATCGATTTCACTGTGCCTATCTACGATGTCCCCAGCCAGCTGATCGCCAAAAAAGGATCGGGTCTGCAGGCCACGCCGGAAAGTCTGCAATCCACGGTTGTAGGCGTACTGCAGGGATCGGCGCAGGAAGCCTTCGTTAAGAAGCACTGGGCGCCCAAGGGTGTAAAAATTGTCTCTTACGCCTCTCAGGATCAGATTTACCAGGATCTGCGAAGTAATCGCATCCAGGCAGCGGTGCAGAAAACACCGAGTGCAGTCAGTGCTTTTCTGGACAAACCCGAAGGCAAAGACTACGAAGTAACGGGCGCACCGCTGGACGATACCTCGGTGCTGGGTGTTGGGACCGGCTTCGGTATCCGCAAGGGCAATGACGAACTTAAAAAGCGTCTTGACGGCGCGATTGATGCCCTGAAGAAAGATGGTACGATAAGCAAACTTACCCAAAAATACTTCAACGCCGACTGGGTCGCCAAATAA
- a CDS encoding methionine aminotransferase, with product MQIRSKLPAVGTTVFSVIGDLAERHQAINLSQGAPNFPCAPELIDHAIDAMSEGHNQYSPMIGIESLRNKIAEKIQLLYGHSYDELNEVTVMASASEALYCAIAALVHPGDEVIYFEPCFDSYAPIVQLQGAVPVGIKLLPPAYGIDWDAVRDAVNDRTRMIIINSPHNPSGAVLSDADIAALQDIVADTNIVILSDEVYEHVVFDQDIHRSMSRYAGLRERAVVVSSFGKTFHVTGWRVGYCVAPTAIMAEIRKIHQFLMYCADTPMQYALAAMMETPNHYLNLSTIYQEKRDLLAHALKESKFELLPSKGSFFMLARFHHFSYLSDVQLVRKLIEEFGVATIPVSAFYSDGTDLGVIRLSFSKDDATLEEGARRLCKL from the coding sequence ATGCAGATCCGTTCAAAGCTGCCCGCCGTGGGCACCACTGTTTTCAGCGTTATCGGTGATCTTGCCGAGCGTCATCAGGCCATCAACCTGTCGCAGGGCGCGCCCAACTTCCCGTGTGCACCGGAACTGATTGATCACGCCATCGACGCCATGTCCGAAGGGCACAATCAGTATTCCCCGATGATCGGCATTGAGTCCTTGCGCAACAAGATTGCCGAAAAAATTCAACTGCTATACGGGCATAGTTACGACGAACTCAATGAAGTAACGGTGATGGCCAGTGCCAGTGAGGCCCTGTATTGCGCCATAGCAGCATTGGTTCATCCTGGCGATGAAGTGATTTATTTCGAACCCTGTTTTGACAGCTACGCACCCATTGTGCAGTTGCAGGGGGCCGTGCCGGTGGGCATCAAACTGTTGCCACCTGCCTACGGAATAGACTGGGACGCGGTGCGCGATGCGGTGAATGATCGCACGCGAATGATTATTATCAATTCACCTCACAACCCCAGCGGTGCCGTGCTGTCTGATGCGGATATTGCTGCCTTGCAGGATATCGTGGCCGATACCAATATCGTCATCCTCTCTGATGAAGTGTACGAGCATGTGGTATTTGATCAGGACATTCATCGCAGTATGTCGCGCTACGCCGGCCTGCGCGAGCGTGCGGTAGTGGTCTCGTCTTTTGGCAAGACATTTCATGTGACCGGGTGGCGTGTCGGTTATTGTGTCGCGCCGACTGCAATCATGGCTGAAATACGCAAGATTCATCAATTTCTTATGTATTGCGCCGACACGCCTATGCAGTATGCGCTGGCGGCCATGATGGAGACACCTAATCATTACCTGAATCTGTCTACCATTTATCAGGAAAAGCGTGATCTGCTGGCTCATGCGCTCAAAGAGTCAAAATTTGAATTGCTGCCAAGCAAAGGCAGCTTTTTCATGCTGGCCCGCTTTCATCATTTCAGCTATTTGTCTGACGTACAACTGGTGCGTAAGCTGATCGAAGAATTCGGCGTGGCCACCATCCCGGTGTCCGCTTTTTATTCGGATGGCACCGATTTAGGGGTGATCCGTCTGTCCTTTTCCAAGGATGACGCCACCCTGGAAGAAGGCGCAAGACGCCTATGCAAATTATGA
- a CDS encoding Bug family tripartite tricarboxylate transporter substrate binding protein: MTNFRKLTISSVLAASGVLGLSATAAAQDNWPAKPITFIVPYAAGGFADTRMRLLAEELSKELKANVVVENKAGAGGVIGTDYIARAKPDGYTIGSGNLAPLSVNPTLMPKNVKYDVSKDLAPVILIEESPLILSVNNKLAVKNVADLIAMAKKEPGKLTFGSSGVGGAHHLSGELFATDAQIELTHVPYKGGAPAGSDLMAGHIDMMFEMGYAAMPAIQSKKVHPLAVTSAKRLPLLPDVPTMQEAGLKGFESYNWQGVIAPAGTPEPIISKLNTAFNNILKKPEVQKAFESTGGQSAGGTPEDFAKFIQSETAKWAQVIKTSNVTVN; encoded by the coding sequence ATGACAAACTTCAGGAAACTGACCATTAGTTCGGTTCTGGCAGCCAGTGGTGTGCTGGGCCTGTCGGCTACTGCAGCAGCCCAGGACAACTGGCCCGCTAAACCCATCACATTTATTGTGCCCTACGCAGCCGGCGGTTTTGCCGATACCCGTATGCGCCTGCTGGCGGAAGAACTGAGCAAGGAACTCAAAGCCAACGTAGTGGTAGAGAACAAAGCCGGAGCGGGCGGCGTGATTGGTACAGACTACATTGCCCGCGCCAAACCAGACGGTTATACCATTGGCAGCGGCAACCTGGCACCACTGTCGGTTAACCCAACGCTGATGCCAAAAAATGTCAAATATGATGTGAGCAAAGATCTTGCGCCCGTCATTCTGATCGAAGAAAGTCCGCTGATCCTGAGCGTTAACAATAAGCTGGCAGTGAAAAACGTGGCTGATCTGATCGCAATGGCCAAGAAAGAACCCGGCAAACTTACCTTTGGCTCGTCCGGTGTAGGCGGCGCGCACCATCTGTCTGGCGAGCTGTTCGCCACCGATGCGCAGATTGAGCTGACTCACGTCCCTTACAAGGGCGGCGCCCCTGCCGGCAGCGACCTGATGGCGGGTCACATCGATATGATGTTTGAAATGGGTTACGCTGCCATGCCGGCGATTCAGTCTAAAAAAGTACATCCCCTGGCCGTGACCAGCGCCAAGCGACTGCCATTGCTGCCCGATGTGCCTACCATGCAGGAAGCGGGCCTGAAGGGCTTCGAATCTTACAACTGGCAGGGCGTGATCGCGCCGGCAGGCACACCTGAGCCGATCATCAGCAAACTGAATACGGCATTCAACAATATCCTGAAAAAGCCTGAAGTGCAAAAGGCGTTTGAAAGTACCGGCGGGCAGTCTGCCGGCGGCACACCTGAAGATTTCGCTAAATTCATTCAGAGCGAAACAGCCAAGTGGGCTCAGGTGATTAAAACGTCGAATGTGACGGTGAACTAA